Proteins encoded within one genomic window of Campylobacter lari:
- a CDS encoding YqhA family protein has protein sequence MLERFFENLLVKSRLVTILPVIFGLIGAFVLFFIASYDVIKVLKYVFEYFMLPNSTVDLHEDIVGLIIGAVDLYLMALVLFIFSFGIYELFISEIEEFKQTKQSKVLEVHSLDQLKDKLAKVIIMVLVVNFFQRILQMQLNTVLDMTYLAGSILALCIGLYFLHKSDH, from the coding sequence ATGTTAGAAAGATTTTTTGAGAATTTATTGGTTAAGAGCCGTTTAGTCACTATTTTGCCTGTAATTTTTGGCCTTATAGGAGCTTTTGTTTTATTTTTTATTGCAAGTTATGATGTGATTAAAGTTTTAAAATATGTATTTGAGTATTTTATGTTACCTAATTCTACGGTAGATTTGCATGAGGATATTGTTGGTTTGATTATAGGGGCTGTAGATTTATATTTAATGGCTTTAGTTTTATTTATATTTTCTTTTGGAATTTATGAACTTTTTATTAGTGAAATAGAAGAATTTAAACAAACTAAACAGTCAAAAGTTTTAGAAGTGCACAGTTTAGATCAACTAAAAGATAAACTTGCAAAAGTTATTATTATGGTTTTAGTTGTAAATTTTTTCCAAAGAATTTTACAAATGCAACTAAATACGGTTTTGGATATGACTTATCTTGCAGGTTCTATTTTAGCTCTTTGTATAGGACTTTATTTTTTACACAAAAGTGATCATTAA